One genomic region from Chrysemys picta bellii isolate R12L10 chromosome 18, ASM1138683v2, whole genome shotgun sequence encodes:
- the RNF208 gene encoding RING finger protein 208, with product MLPARFSLMQAPLAEPRAVDSNVKTILMSCLKGQQVIIKMEAMKIIHPEKFSELQASQPRYTSAPRREPPLVAKRAWPSESEIIVNQACGDIPALDSNPGSLGLPRTPPLPRRERIYQAQRKGSSEVCYHRQPPSDEVIVNQYVLHPSTPCEPLECPTCGHMYNFTNKRPRILSCLHSVCEECLQILYESCPKYKFISCPTCKRETVLFTDYGLAALAVNTSILNRLPAEALAANPVQWSSDADRSCYQTFRQYCGAACTCHIRNPLSSCTIM from the coding sequence atgctgccagcGCGTTTTAGCCTCATGCAGGCACCCCTTGCAGAACCCCGAGCCGTGGACAGCAATGTGAAAACAATCCTCATGTCGTGTCTCAAAGGGCAACAGGTCATCATCAAAATGGAGGCGATGAAGATCATCCACCCGGAGAAGTTCTCGGAGCTACAGGCCTCCCAGCCACGCTACACCTCAGCGCCCCGCCGGGAGCCCCCTCTGGTGGCCAAGCGCGCCTGGCCATCAGAGTCCGAGATCATTGTCAATCAGGCGTGCGGGGACATCCCTGCCCTGGACAGTAACCCTGGCTCTCTGGGGCTGCCCCGGACTCCGCCCCTGCCGCGGCGAGAGCGAATATACCAAGCGCAGCGCAAGGGCAGCTCGGAGGTCTGTTACCATCGCCAGCCGCCCTCAGACGAGGTGATCGTTAACCAGTACGTACTGCACCCCTCCACGCCGTGCGAGCCCCTCGAGTGCCCCACCTGCGGCCACATGTACAATTTCACCAACAAGCGGCCCCGCATCCTCTCCTGCCTGCACTCGGTGTGCGAGGAGTGCCTGCAGATCCTCTATGAGTCCTGCCCCAAGTACAAGTTcatctcctgccccacctgcaaGCGGGAAACCGTGCTCTTCACCGACTATGGGCTGGCCGCGCTGGCAGTGAACACCAGTATCCTGAACAGACTGCCCGCTGAGGCCCTGGCCGCCAACCCTGTGCAGTGGAGCAGCGACGCCGACCGCAGCTGCTATCAGACCTTCCGCCAATACTGTGGCGCAGCCTGCACCTGCCACATCCGAAATCCACTGTCTTCCTGCACCATCATGTAA